Proteins from a single region of Desulfobacterales bacterium:
- the coaD gene encoding pantetheine-phosphate adenylyltransferase has protein sequence MKRLAIYPGSFDPVTNGHLDIIERGLKLFDKIIVAILYNPSKKPLFSLEERVELLKESMKDLPNIEVDTFSGLLVDYAAQKKAHAILRGMRAVSDFEYEFQLALMNRRLNRKVETVFLMTGLRWIFTSSSIIKEAASFGGQVDHMVPPFVFKRLQEKFKLPSHSE, from the coding sequence ATGAAACGATTGGCCATTTATCCCGGATCCTTCGACCCCGTCACGAACGGTCACCTGGACATCATCGAGCGGGGCCTCAAATTATTTGATAAGATCATCGTGGCGATTTTATATAACCCTTCAAAAAAGCCTCTTTTTTCATTAGAAGAACGGGTGGAATTACTCAAAGAGAGCATGAAGGATTTACCCAATATCGAAGTGGATACCTTTTCCGGACTTTTAGTGGATTATGCAGCCCAGAAAAAAGCCCATGCCATTTTACGCGGTATGCGCGCGGTCTCTGATTTTGAATATGAATTTCAGCTGGCGTTGATGAATCGACGGCTGAACAGAAAGGTGGAAACGGTGTTCCTCATGACCGGCCTGCGATGGATCTTCACCAGTTCTTCCATTATCAAAGAAGCGGCCAGTTTCGGCGGCCAGGTTGATCATATGGTGCCGCCTTTCGTTTTTAAAAGGCTTCAAGAAAAATTCAAGCTGCCGTCTCACTCCGAATAA
- the rsmD gene encoding 16S rRNA (guanine(966)-N(2))-methyltransferase RsmD, with protein MRHPEKASFGGLRVIAGDRRGKKLFSVSGLATRPTASRVREAVFNMISDTVPNAVVLDLYAGTGILGIEALSRGARFALFVDNSHASLEIIRKNIAACRFQSKSDVMNTDIKSELMRLRAYNAAFNLVFMDPPYHKGLIQTTLCDLHNSKALATRALIVVEHALTEPPPINMVCFHLKDQRKYGKTLVSFVDYTI; from the coding sequence ATGCGTCATCCGGAAAAAGCATCTTTCGGCGGGCTGCGGGTTATCGCAGGCGACCGCCGGGGGAAAAAACTGTTTTCGGTCAGCGGGTTGGCTACACGACCCACTGCCAGCCGGGTTAGAGAAGCCGTATTTAACATGATCTCCGATACCGTGCCGAATGCGGTGGTGCTGGATCTTTACGCCGGAACCGGCATTTTGGGAATAGAAGCGCTCAGCCGCGGTGCCCGCTTTGCCTTGTTTGTGGATAACAGCCATGCCTCATTGGAGATTATTCGAAAAAATATCGCCGCTTGTCGGTTTCAAAGCAAGTCCGATGTTATGAATACCGATATCAAATCGGAGCTCATGCGCTTGCGCGCTTACAACGCTGCATTCAACCTTGTATTTATGGACCCGCCCTATCATAAAGGGCTCATCCAAACCACGCTCTGCGATCTTCATAACAGCAAAGCGCTGGCAACCCGCGCGCTGATTGTGGTGGAGCACGCGCTGACGGAACCGCCGCCCATCAATATGGTGTGCTTTCATCTCAAAGATCAGCGCAAGTATGGAAAAACGCTTGTTTCTTTTGTTGATTATACGATATGA
- a CDS encoding vitamin B12-dependent ribonucleotide reductase: MSLSLSPNALTVLEKRYLKKDRDGTVQETPEALFKRVANHIASADTIFDSKGAVEKTEKKFLGIIENLWFLPNSPTLMNAGRRLGQLAACFVLPIEDEMESIFESLKHTAMIHKSGGGTGFSFSRIRPANDVVLSTAGVSSGPLSFISVFDIATETVKQGGTRRGANMGVLRVDHPDIEAFIKAKNDTDRLTNFNISVAITDTFMAAYANNTDYDLINPRTGTTVKRLPASQVFDSIILSAWHTGEPGVIFIDRINQVNPTPHLGKIEATNPCGEQPLLPYESCTLGSINLGKMVTKKTLNFNRLKQTVHTAVHFLDNVIEVNRYPLKQIEQKSKQTRKIGLGVMGFADMLIELGIPYDSEDALKQAESVMAFISKESKAASAALAVKRGNFPAYKASIFDVPESPYMRNATTTTIAPTGTISIIAGASSGIEPLFAVAHARNVLGGKTLFDIHPLFIKMAKERGVYSEALARELAEKGSVQDIDSVPEDLKQVFRTSHDVTAPWHINIQAAFQKYTDNAVSKTVNFPARATMEDVKIAYIDAFKSGCKGVTIYRYGSRDKQVLVIGQEEKEPPGIAPRPRPQRTRGVTERIQTGCGKLYVTINADEAGICEVFAQMGKTGGCASSQIEAVGRLISLALRSGVKLEAIIKQLIGIRCPSPSWQNGKMVLSCPDAISQVLKGVTDLNIVEENQSVMGVCPECSGSLSHEEGCLICHSCGFSKCC, from the coding sequence ATGAGTCTCTCCCTATCCCCTAATGCGCTAACCGTTCTTGAAAAACGATACCTGAAGAAGGATCGGGACGGCACGGTACAGGAAACACCGGAAGCGCTTTTTAAGCGAGTGGCAAACCATATTGCTTCAGCCGATACCATCTTTGATTCGAAAGGGGCCGTTGAAAAAACCGAAAAGAAGTTTCTCGGAATAATTGAAAACCTGTGGTTTTTGCCGAACTCCCCTACGCTGATGAACGCCGGCAGACGCTTAGGGCAGTTGGCCGCCTGTTTTGTGCTGCCCATTGAGGATGAAATGGAGAGCATCTTTGAATCATTAAAGCACACCGCCATGATTCATAAAAGCGGCGGCGGTACGGGTTTCTCCTTTTCCAGAATTCGCCCGGCAAACGATGTCGTCCTCTCAACGGCCGGCGTTTCCAGTGGTCCGCTTTCGTTCATATCGGTATTTGATATCGCCACGGAAACGGTTAAGCAGGGTGGCACCCGCCGTGGCGCCAACATGGGCGTGCTTCGCGTGGATCATCCGGATATCGAGGCGTTTATTAAGGCCAAAAATGATACCGACCGGTTAACCAATTTCAATATTTCAGTTGCAATTACAGATACTTTTATGGCGGCCTACGCCAATAACACCGATTATGACCTGATTAATCCGAGAACCGGAACCACCGTCAAACGGCTTCCTGCTTCGCAGGTATTTGATTCGATTATCTTATCCGCATGGCATACCGGCGAACCCGGCGTTATTTTTATCGACCGGATCAACCAAGTCAATCCGACGCCGCATCTGGGAAAAATCGAAGCAACCAATCCCTGCGGAGAGCAACCCCTGTTGCCCTATGAATCTTGTACACTGGGGTCGATCAATCTCGGAAAAATGGTGACCAAAAAAACCCTGAATTTTAACCGTCTGAAACAAACCGTGCATACGGCCGTTCACTTTCTGGACAATGTGATCGAAGTAAACCGATATCCGTTAAAGCAAATCGAGCAGAAGAGCAAACAAACTCGAAAAATCGGCCTGGGGGTAATGGGCTTTGCCGATATGCTCATCGAACTCGGTATTCCCTACGACTCCGAGGATGCGCTGAAGCAAGCTGAATCCGTAATGGCGTTTATTTCGAAGGAATCAAAGGCTGCCTCGGCAGCGCTTGCCGTAAAACGTGGGAATTTTCCCGCCTACAAGGCCAGCATCTTCGATGTGCCTGAAAGCCCTTATATGCGCAACGCCACCACCACCACGATCGCCCCCACCGGCACCATCAGCATTATTGCCGGCGCATCCAGCGGTATAGAGCCCCTTTTTGCCGTGGCCCACGCACGAAACGTGTTGGGGGGAAAAACGTTGTTTGATATTCATCCGTTATTCATTAAAATGGCGAAGGAAAGAGGCGTCTACTCTGAAGCGTTGGCCCGCGAACTCGCAGAGAAAGGATCCGTTCAGGATATCGATTCCGTGCCGGAAGACCTCAAACAAGTTTTCCGCACATCTCATGATGTCACCGCACCATGGCATATAAACATACAAGCCGCGTTTCAAAAATACACGGATAATGCCGTCTCCAAAACCGTTAATTTTCCCGCCCGGGCTACAATGGAAGATGTCAAAATAGCTTATATTGATGCGTTCAAGAGCGGATGCAAGGGGGTTACAATCTACCGGTACGGCAGCCGCGACAAACAGGTGCTGGTTATCGGCCAAGAAGAAAAAGAACCCCCTGGCATCGCGCCGCGGCCCCGCCCCCAGCGAACACGCGGGGTTACCGAGCGAATTCAAACCGGGTGCGGCAAACTCTATGTCACCATAAATGCCGATGAAGCCGGTATCTGCGAAGTCTTTGCACAAATGGGAAAAACCGGCGGATGCGCGTCCTCCCAAATCGAGGCGGTCGGGCGCCTGATATCCTTGGCGTTGCGCTCTGGCGTAAAGCTGGAAGCCATTATCAAACAATTGATCGGTATTCGCTGCCCATCGCCTTCCTGGCAAAACGGCAAAATGGTCTTATCCTGCCCGGATGCGATTTCTCAAGTGCTGAAAGGCGTCACGGATTTAAATATCGTAGAAGAAAACCAGTCTGTTATGGGCGTTTGCCCGGAGTGCAGCGGATCACTGTCCCACGAGGAGGGCTGCTTGATTTGCCATTCATGCGGTTTCTCAAAATGCTGCTAA
- a CDS encoding protein-L-isoaspartate(D-aspartate) O-methyltransferase, whose translation MDHDELKHERQREEMVRRQIEARGISDPLTLAAMRKVPRHLFVSEALRDQAYSDYPLPIGEQQTISQPFIVAEMTQALALKKEDRVLEIGTGSGYQAAVLAQIVFKVYTIERINSLYLAARKLFDQLRYHNIITRYSDGTTGWKEEAPFDAIMVTAGAPEIPETLVNQLAMGGRMVVPVGGHHSQELIQLTREMDGIHQKNLGGCRFVKLVGEHGWR comes from the coding sequence ATGGACCATGACGAACTTAAGCACGAACGGCAGCGAGAAGAGATGGTTCGCCGCCAGATTGAAGCGCGCGGTATCTCGGATCCGCTTACCTTGGCCGCCATGCGAAAGGTACCGCGCCATCTGTTTGTCAGCGAAGCGCTCAGGGACCAGGCATATAGTGATTATCCTCTTCCGATAGGTGAGCAGCAAACCATTTCACAGCCGTTTATTGTGGCGGAGATGACCCAGGCGCTGGCGCTGAAAAAAGAGGATCGCGTTTTGGAGATCGGAACCGGTTCGGGGTATCAGGCTGCCGTGTTGGCACAGATCGTGTTTAAAGTGTATACCATCGAACGAATTAATTCGCTTTATTTGGCTGCGCGAAAACTCTTTGATCAGCTTCGCTATCATAATATTATCACGCGATATTCGGATGGCACCACGGGTTGGAAAGAAGAGGCGCCGTTTGACGCGATCATGGTAACCGCCGGTGCCCCGGAAATTCCGGAAACGCTGGTAAATCAGCTTGCCATGGGCGGCCGCATGGTTGTTCCCGTGGGAGGGCATCATTCCCAGGAGCTGATACAATTAACCAGGGAGATGGATGGAATTCACCAGAAAAATTTGGGCGGTTGCCGGTTTGTTAAGCTGGTGGGAGAACACGGATGGCGTTGA
- a CDS encoding sigma-54 dependent transcriptional regulator has product MHPSVLIVDDEKAIRQSLSGILSDEGFEVSAAANGYEALQMIEAEAPDLVLLDIWMQGIDGIETLKEIKKDHPHIQVILISGHGNVETAVKATKLGAFDLIEKPLSVDKVIVTINNALNYRRLEEENRYLRKKTIEKHAITGNSPPIQTLRKQIAQAAPTDASILITGENGTGKELVARTIHQLSARADKSLIDINCAAIPENLIESELFGHEKGSIPGQSGKKVGKFELAAEGTLFFDEIGDMSLSTQSKILRVLQEKQFHRVGSARTLSVNVRVIAATNKNLTEEIKKGLFREELYYRINVIPIEVPPLRQRSEDIPLLAETFLKECAGQGHMKQKKMSPEALAWLCNAPWPGNVRELKNLIERLSIMVKKDTIQLFDLPLSNHSNTQSASTSFQMPALATANLETAKKAFEEAYIRQQMALNGNDSKKTAAAIGISLKELKKILGKKG; this is encoded by the coding sequence ATGCACCCTTCCGTTTTAATCGTAGATGATGAAAAAGCCATTCGACAATCGCTGAGTGGCATTCTTTCGGATGAAGGCTTTGAAGTTTCCGCTGCAGCCAACGGCTATGAAGCGCTGCAAATGATCGAGGCCGAAGCGCCCGATCTAGTGCTTCTCGATATCTGGATGCAGGGAATCGATGGCATTGAGACCTTGAAAGAAATAAAAAAGGACCATCCCCATATTCAGGTCATTCTCATCTCCGGGCACGGCAATGTGGAAACCGCCGTTAAGGCCACCAAGCTCGGGGCTTTTGATTTAATCGAAAAGCCCTTATCCGTGGACAAGGTCATCGTTACCATCAACAACGCATTGAACTATAGGCGATTGGAAGAAGAAAACCGGTATTTGCGAAAAAAAACGATCGAAAAGCACGCCATTACCGGGAACAGCCCGCCAATACAAACCCTGAGAAAACAAATCGCCCAGGCGGCACCAACCGATGCCTCGATCCTCATCACCGGAGAAAACGGCACCGGCAAGGAACTGGTGGCGCGAACCATTCACCAATTGAGCGCACGGGCGGACAAATCGCTCATCGATATCAATTGTGCCGCCATACCGGAGAATCTCATCGAAAGCGAACTGTTCGGCCATGAAAAAGGCTCTATTCCCGGCCAATCGGGCAAAAAAGTTGGAAAATTCGAATTGGCCGCGGAAGGTACCTTGTTTTTCGATGAAATCGGGGATATGAGCCTTTCAACCCAATCTAAAATTCTCCGCGTGCTTCAGGAGAAACAATTCCATCGCGTGGGCAGCGCACGAACCCTCTCCGTCAATGTCCGGGTCATTGCCGCGACCAATAAGAATCTCACCGAGGAAATCAAAAAAGGACTGTTTCGAGAAGAACTTTATTACCGCATCAATGTCATTCCAATCGAGGTGCCCCCTTTAAGGCAACGGTCGGAAGATATTCCCCTGCTGGCGGAGACATTTCTGAAGGAATGCGCCGGCCAGGGCCACATGAAACAGAAGAAAATGTCGCCGGAGGCGCTGGCATGGTTATGCAACGCGCCTTGGCCCGGAAACGTTCGAGAGCTTAAAAACCTGATAGAACGGTTGTCTATTATGGTCAAAAAAGACACGATACAGCTTTTCGATCTGCCGCTCTCCAATCATTCAAATACTCAGAGCGCTTCTACGAGCTTTCAGATGCCGGCACTTGCCACAGCCAATTTGGAAACAGCGAAAAAAGCCTTTGAAGAAGCCTATATCAGACAACAAATGGCATTGAATGGTAACGATTCAAAAAAGACAGCTGCTGCAATCGGCATTTCCTTGAAAGAGTTAAAGAAAATACTCGGCAAAAAGGGGTGA
- a CDS encoding DUF4390 domain-containing protein produces MLQSTSVAAEKAVLKDIVVSNTRDDLLLYLNTEGAFREKIKHAILSGVPVTFSFFITLNITRTLWPDKTIADIKASHTIKYDSLKKEFIVKRSWEKDVARVTASFEEAQPWMTEIASLKIIPLSALEKGRQYQIRAKAKLSKLTLPFYLHYVLFFVSLWDFETDWYAIDFTY; encoded by the coding sequence ATGCTTCAATCAACTTCTGTTGCCGCTGAAAAAGCAGTATTAAAGGACATTGTGGTCTCCAATACGCGGGATGATTTACTCCTCTATCTCAATACGGAGGGTGCCTTTCGTGAAAAAATCAAACACGCGATTCTGAGCGGCGTCCCGGTCACCTTTTCCTTTTTTATTACCCTGAATATCACCCGAACCCTCTGGCCGGACAAAACCATTGCGGACATCAAGGCCTCCCACACCATCAAGTATGACAGCCTTAAAAAGGAATTTATAGTAAAACGCTCCTGGGAGAAAGATGTGGCGCGTGTAACCGCTTCCTTTGAAGAAGCACAACCGTGGATGACTGAAATAGCCAGTCTTAAAATTATCCCGTTGAGCGCTCTTGAAAAAGGACGGCAGTATCAAATTCGCGCCAAAGCCAAGCTGAGTAAGTTAACCCTTCCTTTTTACCTGCATTATGTTTTATTTTTCGTCTCTCTTTGGGATTTTGAAACCGACTGGTATGCGATTGATTTTACTTATTAG
- a CDS encoding 5-formyltetrahydrofolate cyclo-ligase, translating into MEEIKEKKYEIRRQVAQQLATLSDDELLERNRQIEDRLFDFANFLEAKIVLLYLDGKLEVASRRIIEKSCSLNKIVVLPVPEDPPSKIMLLKVDHLDTDLTVNAAGKPIPDPVRCKRVPMDRIDIALIPGVAFDEKGGRIGMGDGFYDRLIPKLPATTRKVALSFDDQVLSQVPMEPHDKHVDIIITEKRVIYKI; encoded by the coding sequence ATGGAGGAAATCAAAGAGAAAAAATATGAAATCAGACGCCAAGTCGCGCAGCAGTTGGCAACGCTGTCTGATGACGAACTGTTGGAAAGAAACCGACAGATAGAAGATCGGCTTTTTGATTTTGCCAATTTTCTTGAGGCGAAGATTGTTCTTCTTTACCTGGATGGAAAGCTTGAAGTCGCCAGCCGCCGTATTATTGAAAAGAGCTGTTCCCTGAATAAAATCGTCGTCTTACCGGTTCCGGAAGACCCCCCGTCAAAAATTATGCTTTTGAAGGTGGACCATCTGGATACGGATCTTACCGTGAATGCGGCCGGTAAGCCCATACCGGATCCAGTGAGATGCAAGCGGGTTCCGATGGATCGAATCGATATTGCGTTAATACCAGGGGTTGCGTTTGACGAAAAGGGCGGTCGCATCGGCATGGGGGACGGTTTTTACGATCGATTGATTCCCAAACTGCCGGCCACAACGCGTAAGGTAGCGCTATCCTTTGATGATCAGGTGCTGTCGCAAGTGCCCATGGAACCACACGACAAGCATGTGGACATCATTATAACGGAAAAGCGGGTGATTTATAAAATATAG
- a CDS encoding ATP-binding protein: MTKTTNAHSPTFITDLDRKRRKREIVLIGVIVLVVGVLTYAENQIVHFGADIPVSNTILMFILININLLLLLLLLFLVFRNIVKLLYDRKRNVMGAKLRTRLVLAFITLSLLPATVLFFFSINFINTSIEFWFSVPVEQALENSLAVGQNIYTRAEDHNLFYLKKISSHMAEKQLFAGNNHAPLIRYLAKISGNLHQQAVEIYTTNFSRVAYAVCENLNQMPLRIVATDYFQKPFSEKHIHTVFETIPSGEMVRTICTIPFGSPKENAQGFAVLSTIVSSDLSEKMAAISRGFEGYQQMKLLTRPIEITYYMSLSIVGLLVVFCAVWFGFYLAKTISIPIKELAEGTRKVAYGDLNFTIEAVGDDEIGSLVDSFNKMTGDLKDNREKLEQSAQILRTQNMEIEERRRYMEIILRFVSAGVMTLDAEGIITTMNRSAEKMLHIDADRVLNKNIRELLSADHLSFAQEVMDRVSKSGESAIELPARITIEGRPKSFLIQANALTHDTGRPLGIVVVFDDLTALEKAQRMNAWREVARRIAHEVKNPLTPIALSAQRLQRRYSEQLQDPVFEECTRMIIEHVALIQNLVNEFSAFARFPAAHLLPCELTPIIEETIALYREGHESVVFETLFPDNIPLLNLDRQQIKQAMINLIGNAVSAIRSRGIITISVAHDPILRRVRMEVADDGPGIPDEEKVRLFEPYFSTKTAGMGLGLTIVNSIIADHSGMIYVQDNQPKGAKFVVELPV, from the coding sequence ATGACCAAGACAACCAACGCCCACAGCCCCACATTTATCACCGATTTAGACCGCAAACGGCGAAAACGGGAAATCGTGTTGATCGGTGTCATCGTTCTCGTGGTAGGGGTTCTGACCTATGCTGAGAATCAAATCGTGCATTTTGGCGCGGACATTCCCGTTTCAAACACCATCCTGATGTTCATTTTGATCAATATCAATTTACTGCTGCTGCTGTTGTTGCTGTTTTTGGTGTTCCGGAACATCGTGAAACTGCTTTATGACAGAAAACGAAATGTCATGGGCGCCAAACTTCGTACGCGGCTTGTCCTGGCCTTTATCACCTTAAGCCTGTTGCCCGCTACGGTTCTGTTTTTTTTCTCCATTAATTTCATCAACACCAGCATCGAGTTCTGGTTCAGTGTCCCGGTAGAGCAAGCTCTGGAGAATTCGCTCGCCGTCGGCCAGAACATATACACGCGCGCTGAAGACCACAATTTGTTTTATTTAAAAAAGATATCTTCCCATATGGCTGAAAAACAGCTTTTTGCCGGAAACAACCATGCGCCGCTTATTCGATATCTTGCAAAAATCAGCGGGAATCTCCATCAGCAAGCCGTCGAGATATATACAACCAATTTTTCCCGTGTCGCCTACGCCGTTTGCGAGAATTTAAATCAAATGCCCTTGCGGATTGTTGCAACGGATTATTTTCAAAAACCATTCTCGGAAAAACATATTCACACCGTATTCGAAACCATCCCCAGCGGAGAGATGGTTCGAACCATCTGCACGATTCCTTTCGGAAGCCCTAAAGAAAACGCGCAGGGGTTTGCCGTGTTATCCACCATCGTTTCATCCGATCTATCGGAAAAAATGGCAGCCATTTCTCGAGGGTTCGAAGGGTATCAGCAAATGAAACTTCTCACACGGCCCATTGAAATCACTTATTATATGTCACTTTCCATCGTCGGTCTTCTTGTCGTGTTCTGCGCCGTATGGTTCGGATTTTATCTGGCCAAAACCATCAGCATCCCCATTAAGGAACTGGCTGAAGGAACGCGTAAGGTCGCCTATGGCGATCTGAATTTTACCATTGAAGCGGTTGGCGATGATGAGATCGGCAGTTTGGTGGACTCGTTCAATAAGATGACCGGCGACCTGAAGGACAACCGGGAAAAGCTGGAACAGTCCGCCCAAATCCTGCGAACACAAAATATGGAAATCGAGGAAAGACGCCGATATATGGAAATCATTCTTCGATTTGTATCCGCCGGCGTCATGACCCTGGATGCCGAGGGCATCATCACGACCATGAACCGGTCAGCTGAAAAAATGCTTCATATCGATGCAGACCGGGTTTTGAATAAAAACATACGGGAGCTGCTAAGCGCTGATCATCTCAGCTTTGCGCAAGAAGTTATGGACCGGGTGTCAAAATCCGGAGAAAGCGCCATCGAACTGCCGGCACGCATCACCATAGAGGGAAGACCAAAAAGCTTTTTGATTCAGGCCAATGCCTTAACACACGACACCGGCCGCCCGCTTGGCATCGTGGTCGTATTCGACGATCTCACGGCACTGGAAAAAGCGCAGCGAATGAACGCCTGGCGGGAAGTGGCCCGGCGAATCGCCCATGAAGTTAAAAATCCGCTGACACCCATCGCATTGTCCGCCCAGCGGTTGCAACGCCGGTATTCCGAGCAGCTGCAAGACCCCGTTTTTGAAGAATGCACACGAATGATTATTGAGCATGTGGCGTTGATTCAAAATCTTGTCAATGAGTTTTCAGCCTTTGCCAGATTTCCCGCAGCCCACCTTCTGCCCTGCGAACTGACACCGATTATCGAGGAAACCATCGCCCTATATCGCGAAGGACATGAATCGGTAGTTTTTGAAACGCTTTTTCCAGACAACATTCCCTTGTTAAACCTGGACCGGCAACAGATCAAGCAGGCCATGATCAACCTGATCGGCAATGCTGTTTCCGCCATCAGATCCAGAGGGATTATAACCATTTCCGTGGCTCACGACCCGATCCTTAGACGGGTTCGTATGGAAGTGGCCGACGACGGCCCCGGTATTCCCGACGAAGAAAAAGTCAGATTGTTTGAACCCTATTTCTCCACAAAAACCGCAGGGATGGGCTTGGGATTGACCATCGTCAATTCCATCATCGCAGATCATTCCGGAATGATCTATGTTCAGGACAACCAACCCAAAGGCGCCAAGTTCGTTGTTGAATTGCCGGTTTAA
- a CDS encoding selenium metabolism-associated LysR family transcriptional regulator, with protein sequence MDLWQLHIFCKVVESGSFSKAGDTVHLSQPTVSSHIKDLENHIGCRLIDRLPKNALPTKAGELLHSYAQRLLALRDEAETALAAFQGTIKGPLLIGGSTIPGVFILPKVIGGFSKEFPMVRVCLALGDTRTIIEDTLSGKLEVGVVGAKTEDSGLIQDPLLQDELRLVVPSGHPWSQKKQVSLAMVQKEPFISREPGSGTLKTIELSLEKKGYDINRFNIRAQMGSTEAIRQAVKNNIGVSILSSLAVNDDLEAGRLTAIEIKGVSFKRRFYLTRAKHRTPSPASRAFIDFLLSWKQVNGS encoded by the coding sequence ATGGATTTATGGCAACTCCACATCTTCTGTAAGGTCGTTGAATCTGGCAGTTTCTCAAAAGCGGGGGACACCGTTCACCTGTCTCAACCGACCGTCAGCAGCCATATCAAAGACTTGGAAAATCACATCGGGTGCCGGCTGATCGATCGACTGCCAAAGAATGCGCTTCCCACCAAGGCCGGCGAACTGTTGCACTCCTACGCACAACGACTCCTTGCGCTTCGAGATGAAGCGGAAACCGCCCTTGCCGCTTTTCAAGGCACCATCAAAGGGCCGCTTCTCATCGGCGGCAGCACCATTCCGGGCGTGTTTATACTCCCCAAGGTAATTGGTGGATTTTCAAAAGAATTCCCAATGGTTCGGGTCTGCCTGGCACTGGGAGACACCCGAACCATCATTGAAGATACGCTCTCTGGCAAACTGGAAGTGGGTGTTGTGGGTGCAAAAACGGAAGATTCTGGGTTAATTCAGGATCCGTTGCTACAGGACGAGCTTCGACTCGTCGTTCCCTCGGGGCACCCCTGGTCCCAAAAAAAGCAGGTTTCATTGGCGATGGTCCAAAAAGAGCCTTTTATTTCTCGGGAGCCTGGTTCGGGGACATTAAAAACCATCGAGCTGAGTCTCGAAAAAAAAGGATATGATATAAACCGGTTCAACATCAGGGCACAGATGGGCAGTACCGAGGCCATTCGCCAAGCGGTTAAAAACAATATCGGCGTCTCGATTCTTTCCAGCCTGGCTGTCAACGACGATTTGGAAGCAGGCCGATTAACTGCGATTGAAATTAAGGGGGTTTCATTTAAGCGGCGGTTCTACCTGACTCGCGCCAAACATCGAACCCCGTCTCCCGCAAGCCGTGCATTTATTGATTTTTTGCTTTCATGGAAACAGGTTAACGGTTCATAA